The region CGCCAAGGGCTACGGATGTGGCGCGGCAACGATCCGCAAAAAGTCAGACCTGGAAGGCGCGATCCGTGAAATGATCGAGCACAAAGGGCCGTACTTGCTTGACATCGAGGTGCCTTACCAGGAGCACGTCCTGCCAATGATCCCAGGCGGCATGACCGTCGACGATATGATCATGCAGTAGCCGCCTGGTCGGTTCATATTCAAGTACCCGCCTTCCAAGCCAGGAGGGTGGATGGCTTTGCGATTCACCGGCGCTTGCGACCTGCATGCATGCAGGACGCAAACGCCTTAAGACTTCAGCTCCGTATGAACGCGTAACGCCGTCGCAGCGAATCTTGCTCAAGGCACGGACGGTCGAGAGAGTGCGACCATTGCTCCGAGCGAGTGCCCCATCATCGTCAGTGTCTGATCGGCGAGTTCCTTGCGTAGAAAACCTGCTGTTGCCCGCGCGTGATCGACAACACGGTAGCCCTCGTGCCCTATCGCCGATTGCCCGTGCCCCAAGTAGTGATCGATCACGACCACGTGTTATCGACCGCTCAGTCCAGAAACAAGCGTTCCCCAGTCACGCCCGCAACGCGTCAGGCCATGCAGCAATAGCAACGTCGGTCCATCGCAGGGGTATTCAACAAAATGAATGGACATCGAATCGAAGCTCAGTCGTAGCGATTTGCGATTTGTTACCGGGCGAGCCTTCGGTCCTTTTGTTGGGGCGAAGCGACGAACGGCTTGGTTATCCGTTGACCGTTACATTCGTCAATTCTTTCGGTGCCATACGGCCGGCCTTGATAACCCCGCCTTGCATGACGGCGATGAACCGCGATCGATCCTCTAAGATCGCGATGTCTTCGATCACGTCGCCGTCAACGACGAGCACGTCCGCCAGCTTTCCGGTTTCCAGCGTGCCTATCTCGTCGCCGCATCCCATGATCTCGGCACCTGTCTTTGTCGCGCAAGTGATCACTTCAAGCGGCGCCAGTCCGGCATCTTTTACAAAGAACGTTAGTTCGCGGGCGTAGTCTCCGTGGGGGTTCCAGCCGAATCCATAATCGCCGCCCATTCCCAATCGCCCTCCCGCCCGCAGGATTCGGCGGGCACTTTCGATTCCACCATCAAGTGTTTCCTGATGGCCGTCAATGACCCGCTGGGATAGCCCGAAGTCTTTGCCAAGTTCGACGCTGGCTTTTTCAAAGTAAAGCGCCGGAACACAGGGGACGTCGCGTTCGAGAAGCAGCTCCAGTGTCTCGTCGTCGATAAAGGTCCCGTGCTCGATGCAGTCGTAACCTGCGCGCAACGCGTTTTTTATACCTTCGGTCGCACGGCAGTGGCCGGTCACTTTAAGCCCGTGGTTGTGCGCCGTCGCAACCACCGCATTCATCTCATCAAACGTCATGCAGAGCGTGTGATGGTCATTGATGTCCGGTGACGCGGCGTCTCCGGTGGGATAGGTTTTGACCCATTCGATACCATCCTTGACGAGAGCACGAACGGCTTTTCGGGCATCGTCCTGGCCATTGATAATGAACACCAGCCCTTCCATTCCGATCTTACGGAACTCCGGATTCCAGTCCATCAGCCCGCCGGAGGAACAAATTTCGCGGCCGCTCGCTGCGAGCCTTGGCCCCGGGATCAAGTCTTCGTTGATTGCCTTTTTCAACCAGAAATCAACGTTGAACAGGCATCCGCCGGAACGCGCTGCCGTGTAACCACACTCCAGGGCCAAGCGACAGTTGACCGATGCCAGGAGCGATACGTACTCGACGGGATACTTGATATCGAGATCTTCGAGTGTCCGGATATTGAAGTAC is a window of Roseiconus lacunae DNA encoding:
- a CDS encoding alpha/beta fold hydrolase, which produces MVVIDHYLGHGQSAIGHEGYRVVDHARATAGFLRKELADQTLTMMGHSLGAMVALSRPSVP
- a CDS encoding alpha/beta fold hydrolase encodes the protein MSIHFVEYPCDGPTLLLLHGLTRCGRDWGTLVSGLSGR
- a CDS encoding metal-dependent hydrolase family protein; amino-acid sequence: MKTATGTMLIHNGQILDGTGSDRIKDGAVVVESGVIRFVGPAREMPPVAEDAVRVDANGGTIMPGLVEAHFHATYFNIRTLEDLDIKYPVEYVSLLASVNCRLALECGYTAARSGGCLFNVDFWLKKAINEDLIPGPRLAASGREICSSGGLMDWNPEFRKIGMEGLVFIINGQDDARKAVRALVKDGIEWVKTYPTGDAASPDINDHHTLCMTFDEMNAVVATAHNHGLKVTGHCRATEGIKNALRAGYDCIEHGTFIDDETLELLLERDVPCVPALYFEKASVELGKDFGLSQRVIDGHQETLDGGIESARRILRAGGRLGMGGDYGFGWNPHGDYARELTFFVKDAGLAPLEVITCATKTGAEIMGCGDEIGTLETGKLADVLVVDGDVIEDIAILEDRSRFIAVMQGGVIKAGRMAPKELTNVTVNG